In the genome of Apostichopus japonicus isolate 1M-3 chromosome 15, ASM3797524v1, whole genome shotgun sequence, one region contains:
- the LOC139980841 gene encoding uncharacterized protein, translated as MAASLSSDSTEKSIDGIFQQELELLQEIFIHEIEVKRKNGCPCELVVTLHPATADRADLQYVTLTLVIRIMKEYPDVLPEITIKNPRGLSEEEVANLQKQLQECASARLGEAMLYELIVMAKESLTANNTPSCPCVICCHNFVGTDVFTKTECYHYFHNDCLARYIRYAQENEEPAVCPVCREPLSEADNQVSDTGRQTEEDASKFVVDSKLRAWQKKMAALKVKQAKRGGIIDVVANSNKYLLDISSTPSSSLLPSSISANLEENRETEEKGFQIDQKEGLVPKKEDPEKPRNSGGMEKNGRQGQDRPPSVSRRGQTRDGRKFPAGRGNRVREEGRRGDGRYGRDQRPHSGKGQYERRNRGGTNSFNPQRGRGRNNSNDTTRGDRRDREREPRNNRLGTPGAKHAERGKREIEVEGEEDEEEEGFNFYGIKEEGVAEKASDGERSARREESGIPSGLVGVTVPPSRLPSSSVAVVRDGHGEKGVKSEADKTKPVERDPRGGSKESDGHKRRPANQYSDRNRRTRRTRGTAGQSETQNCKRNEPRQSKNSDRTNSVGQREREFTVNKLENEDATHKMKKETLGRGQRSDGARQRTDPSKPQKKVEPARVEEAKKSENVLRTVGKVAKEKPSQISAPPGFNSGPKPRPPPGFEDFR; from the exons ATGGCAGCCTCCTTGAGCTCAGATAGCACCGAAAAGAGCATTGATGG TATCTTTCAGCAAGAACTTGAACTACTACAAGAAATCTTTATCCATGAAATTGAAgtcaaaagaaaaaa tGGCTGCCCTTGTGAGTTGGTTGTTACTCTGCATCCTGCAACAGCAGATCGAGCAGATCTCCAGTATGTGACTTTAACACTTGTCATCAGGATAATGAAAGAG TACCCAGACGTATTGCCAGAAATAACCATAAAGAATCCACGAGGGCTATCTGAGGAAGAAGTAGCCAA CCTGCAGAAACAACTTCAGGAGTGTGCCTCTGCGAGATTGGGGGAGGCAATGCTCTATGAGCTCATTGTG ATGGCCAAAGAGAGTCTCACTGCTAACAACACTCCAAGCTGTCCCTGTGTTATATGCTGTCACAACTTTGTG GGGACCGATGTATTTACGAAAACCGAGTGCTACCATTACTTTCACAACGACTGCTTGGCCAGATATATCAGATACGCACAGGAAAATGAGGAACCA GCCGTTTGTCCAGTGTGCCGGGAGCCATTATCCGAGGCGGATAACCAGGTATCAGACACAGGAAGACAAACTGAAGAGGATGCTTCTAAATTTGTCGTGGACTCGAAGCTGAGAGCGTGGCAAAAGAAAATGGCTGCACTGAAGGTGAAACAAGCGAAACGAGGTGGCATTATTGATGTGGTTGCCAATAGCAACAAATATCTCTTGGATATATCCAGT ACTCCTTCTTCATCTCTATTACCATCCTCCATAAGTGCAAACTTAGAGGAAAATagagaaacagaagaaaaaggCTTCCAAATTGATCAAAAGGAGGGTCTCGTCCCAAAGAAAGAAGACCCTGAGAAACCCAGGAATTCAGGAGGAATGGAAAAGAATGGAAGACAGGGTCAAGATCGTCCTCCCTCTGTTAGCAGGAGAGGTCAGACAAGAGACGGGAGGAAATTTCCTGCAGGAAGGGGGAACCGTGTCAGAGAGGAGGGTAGGAGAGGGGATGGGAGGTATGGCAGAGATCAAAGACCCCATTCTGGGAAGGGTCAGTATGAGAGGAGGAACAGAGGGGGTACTAATAGTTTTAATCCTCagagagggaggggaaggaacAACAGCAACGATACAACGAGAGGAGATAGAAGAGACAGGGAGAGGGAACCGCGGAATAACCGTTTAGGAACCCCTGGAGCAAAACATGCCGAAAGAGGAAAGAGAGAAATTGAAGTAGAGGGAGAAGAAGACGAAGAGGAAGAGGGATTTAATTTCTATGGAATTAAAGAGGAAGGTGTCGCAGAGAAAGCGTCAGATGGAGAGAGGAGTGCGAGGAGAGAGGAATCTGGTATACCAAGCGGGCTTGTCGGAGTTACCGTGCCTCCGAGCAGACTTCCGTCTTCATCAGTTGCAGTAGTTAGAGATGGACATGGAGAGAAAGGGGTCAAATCTGAAGCGGATAAAACCAAACCAGTCGAGAGAGATCCCCGGGGGGGATCAAAAGAATCTGACGGTCACAAGAGGAGGCCGGCGAATCAGTATTCAGATAGGAACAGGAGAACGAGAAGGACCAGGGGTACGGCTGGTCAGAGCGAAACTCAAAATTGCAAAAGAAACGAACCCAGACAGTCCAAGAATAGTGACAGGACAAACTCTGtaggacagagagagagagagttcaCAGTAAACAAGTTGGAGAACGAAGATGCAACTCACAAGATGAAGAAGGAAACTCTCgggagaggtcaaaggtcggaCGGTGCCAGACAAAGAACCGATCCGTCAAAGCCGCAGAAAAAGGTAGAACCCGCGAGAGTAGAGGAAGCGAAAAAGAGTGAAAATGTTCTGCGAACTGTCGGTAAGGTAGCCAAAGAGAAACCATCACAAATATCAGCGCCACCAGGGTTCAACTCAGGACCTAAACCAAGACCGCCTCCCGGTTTTGAAGATTTCAGATAA
- the LOC139980843 gene encoding uncharacterized protein: protein MASFFILLLLTIFCADSIVISVTGSINDLPIEKVIMNLKTRLETLEGKHKTLQQEVTVLRASVRTLRGGATRSGRTRRRRALDQATESSSNDCTPGTLGCPVNVTPYSVGGSCILCPAGARGYAGPAGPAGRDGRDGRDAIAVVTSTQEGGIPVMTSQRGQSYHSGPPRNDSGAVFIRWGHKKCPSSSTLVYAGVAAGARYGSSGNGANQLCLPGDPIYDEPVSGVGSTRAFLYSIEYQIDSFHSMSDRTWHDVPCAVCQSPSRYSMLMMPAKNACPSEDWTLEYGGYLMAERSYSSHMRSMYICVDRELQTRERTHGLGTDHNRGLLDLVESRCVVSGGGLPCSPYVDGYELTCAVCTQ from the exons ATGGCgtctttttttattcttcttctacTCACTATTTTCTGCGCTGATTCTATTGTTATTTCCGTCACGGGATCAATAAATGACCTTCCTATCGAGAAAGTTATCATGAATTTGAAAACCCGACTTGAAACTCTGGAAGGAAAGCACAAGACATTACAG CAAGAGGTGACAGTTCTTCGGGCTAGTGTAAGAACATTGAGAGGAGGAGCCACGAGAAGTGGTCGAACTCGTAGACGAAGAGCTTTGGATCAGGCTACTGAAAGTTCCAGTAACG ACTGTACTCCAGGAACACTCGGTTGCCCTGTCAACGTAACACCTTATTCTGTCGGTGGTTCGTGTATTCTGTGTCCAGCGGGAGCCCGAGGGTACGCCGGCCCTGCTGGTCCCGCTGGTAGGGATGGAAGAGATGGTCGAGATGCAATAG CTGTAGTCACCTCCACACAAGAAGGTGGTATACCTGTTATGACGTCACAAAGAGGACAAAGTTACCACAGCGGACCTCCTCGAAACGACAGCGGTGCTGTTTTCATCAGATGGGGCCATAAAAAGTGTCCATCCTCTTCAACTCTGGTTTATGCCG GTGTAGCCGCTGGTGCCCGCTATGGTTCATCGGGAAATGGTGCCAACCAGCTGTGCCTCCCGGGCGACCCAATTTACGACGAGCCGGTATCCGGCGTCGGTTCTACCCGAGCCTTCCTGTACAGTATCGAGTATCAGATTGATTCGTTCCATTCCATGAGCGATCGAACGTGGCACGACGTTCCCTGCGCCGTCTGTCAGTCACCGTCGAGGTATTCAATGCTAATGATGCCAGCCAAGAACGCATGTCCATCCGAAGACTGGACCCTGGAGTACGGGGGTTACTTGATGGCTGAGAGGTCCTACTCTAGTCACATGAGGTCCATGTATATCTGTGTTGACCGTGAACTGCAGACGAGAGAAAGAACGCACGGACTGGGAACGGACCACAACCGCGGCTTGCTCGACCTGGTGGAGTCGAGATGTGTTGTGAGTGGGGGCGGGCTTCCATGTAGCCCGTATGTAGATGGTTATGAGCTTACGTGTGCTGTGTGTACCCAGTAG
- the LOC139980842 gene encoding uncharacterized protein isoform X1, whose product MQFRVVLTILSLVAICALTAASVIAEPGESEPDNIAMKIIEDLQAQIKVMADKQKSLSNNLILLQRKLGDGVDKPSLRMRRNAAGGQTQSLPTNLADGSKLFSKRTARCVPGTVGCPVNVTPYSVGGSCILCPAGPRGYTGPVGAPGRDGRDGRDAMAIVTSTDDPRLSPTLHTTTSHTEPPSNRSGAIYVRWGHSECPPSASLIYSGITGGAKYSSTGNGANHLCMPPDPVYDDPVSGVASVRAYIVGVEYQIDTFPNLVDRSYHDMPCAVCKSTSRFSKLMIPAKNTCPSDEWTLEYGGYLMAERSHASHQRSMYICVDRALQMLDRTHGSASARGLLDLVESRCSSSGGGLPCGPYIDGYELTCAVCTL is encoded by the exons ATGCAATTTCGTGTAGTACTAACCATACTCTCCCTTGTAGCTATTTGTGCACTCACTGCAGCATCGGTAATCGCGGAACCGGGTGAAAGTGAGCCCGATAACATCGCGATGAAAATCATCGAAGACTTACAAGCTCAAATAAAAGTTATGGCAGACAAACAAAAGTCACTTTCg AATAACTTGATATTACTCCAACGTAAACTCGGAGATGGCGTCGATAAGCCCTCCTTACGCATGCGCAGAAACGCAGCAGGAGGCCAAACCCAGAGTCTGCCAACCAATCTAGCGGACG GGTCAAAGCTTTTCTCGAAGCGAACCGCAA GATGTGTCCCCGGTACAGTTGGCTGTCCGGTGAACGTTACACCTTATTCTGTCGGTGGTTCGTGCATTCTATGCCCTGCGGGGCCCCGTGGGTATACCGGACCTGTCGGGGCTCCTGGAAGGGACGGCAGGGATGGACGAGATGCCATGG CTATAGTGACATCAACGGATGACCCCAGGCTCTCCCCTACACTTCACACCACCACTTCTCACACAGAACCGCCTAGTAACAGGAGCGGTGCCATCTACGTCAGATGGGGTCACAGTGAGTGTCCGCCATCTGCCTCTTTGATCTACTCTG GTATTACTGGCGGGGCGAAATATAGCTCTACTGGGAACGGTGCCAATCACTTGTGCATGCCGCCAGACCCAGTATATGATGACCCAGTATCCGGAGTTGCATCGGTTCGAGCCTACATAGTAGGGGTGGAGTACCAGATTGATACGTTCCCAAATCTTGTCGATCGCTCCTACCACGACATGCCATGTGCCGTCTGCAAATCCACGTCGAGATTTTCGAAGCTGATGATTCCCGCCAAGAATACATGTCCATCGGACGAATGGACACTCGAGTATGGAGGCTACCTGATGGCAGAGAGGTCCCATGCCAGCCATCAGAGATCTATGTACATATGCGTTGACCGTGCATTACAAATGTTGGACCGGACGCACGGCTCCGCATCAGCACGCGGTCTGCTCGATTTAGTGGAAAGTAGATGCTCGAGCAGTGGAGGCGGTTTGCCATGTGGGCCATACATTGACGGTTACGAACTTACCTGTGCAGTCTGCACACTCTAG
- the LOC139980842 gene encoding uncharacterized protein isoform X2, which yields MQFRVVLTILSLVAICALTAASVIAEPGESEPDNIAMKIIEDLQAQIKVMADKQKSLSNNLILLQRKLGDGVDKPSLRMRRNAAGGQTQSLPTNLADGCVPGTVGCPVNVTPYSVGGSCILCPAGPRGYTGPVGAPGRDGRDGRDAMAIVTSTDDPRLSPTLHTTTSHTEPPSNRSGAIYVRWGHSECPPSASLIYSGITGGAKYSSTGNGANHLCMPPDPVYDDPVSGVASVRAYIVGVEYQIDTFPNLVDRSYHDMPCAVCKSTSRFSKLMIPAKNTCPSDEWTLEYGGYLMAERSHASHQRSMYICVDRALQMLDRTHGSASARGLLDLVESRCSSSGGGLPCGPYIDGYELTCAVCTL from the exons ATGCAATTTCGTGTAGTACTAACCATACTCTCCCTTGTAGCTATTTGTGCACTCACTGCAGCATCGGTAATCGCGGAACCGGGTGAAAGTGAGCCCGATAACATCGCGATGAAAATCATCGAAGACTTACAAGCTCAAATAAAAGTTATGGCAGACAAACAAAAGTCACTTTCg AATAACTTGATATTACTCCAACGTAAACTCGGAGATGGCGTCGATAAGCCCTCCTTACGCATGCGCAGAAACGCAGCAGGAGGCCAAACCCAGAGTCTGCCAACCAATCTAGCGGACG GATGTGTCCCCGGTACAGTTGGCTGTCCGGTGAACGTTACACCTTATTCTGTCGGTGGTTCGTGCATTCTATGCCCTGCGGGGCCCCGTGGGTATACCGGACCTGTCGGGGCTCCTGGAAGGGACGGCAGGGATGGACGAGATGCCATGG CTATAGTGACATCAACGGATGACCCCAGGCTCTCCCCTACACTTCACACCACCACTTCTCACACAGAACCGCCTAGTAACAGGAGCGGTGCCATCTACGTCAGATGGGGTCACAGTGAGTGTCCGCCATCTGCCTCTTTGATCTACTCTG GTATTACTGGCGGGGCGAAATATAGCTCTACTGGGAACGGTGCCAATCACTTGTGCATGCCGCCAGACCCAGTATATGATGACCCAGTATCCGGAGTTGCATCGGTTCGAGCCTACATAGTAGGGGTGGAGTACCAGATTGATACGTTCCCAAATCTTGTCGATCGCTCCTACCACGACATGCCATGTGCCGTCTGCAAATCCACGTCGAGATTTTCGAAGCTGATGATTCCCGCCAAGAATACATGTCCATCGGACGAATGGACACTCGAGTATGGAGGCTACCTGATGGCAGAGAGGTCCCATGCCAGCCATCAGAGATCTATGTACATATGCGTTGACCGTGCATTACAAATGTTGGACCGGACGCACGGCTCCGCATCAGCACGCGGTCTGCTCGATTTAGTGGAAAGTAGATGCTCGAGCAGTGGAGGCGGTTTGCCATGTGGGCCATACATTGACGGTTACGAACTTACCTGTGCAGTCTGCACACTCTAG